One stretch of Toxoplasma gondii ME49 chromosome XI, whole genome shotgun sequence DNA includes these proteins:
- a CDS encoding WD domain, G-beta repeat-containing protein (encoded by transcript TGME49_315140) — translation MKKKSRKSVEATAAEQDPECTYTEEKSSPGDARCTDTAAKQSGKKKRGENQERLLEDGETKAAKCRRLRLGKDTLRSTSPSVASSSASCSPSFPCSPSSAPASPSSKKKKALGSERASVSEERFREGKREKPSWGLAGGSLVHRASVFLCSGKVLATPRGETFTGEAENAVDARTRELCFFSAKSGKLLYVTHGHTDTITSVMALPPNPAPRLPSSLALSASLDRSLCLWTPPAHPISSGEYLLHRLHVGSPILAAAYAPGSREVFLLVQGESLSGDGTASRRSPTYGVCVLSLGEVLSPPATSQVSVSGPPQFCLSPEVLFSFSLPPTSFCVSQSGAFLAATAGKRLLLFARQLNRLLTLRHVDRLVQVSIHPTDEFVVAGDRIGRILAFFCLADLNNFLSFGVDVSESKLENACDSKTHAPSSRRLSAAVLPPPVSLVASALGSGRASNALPDAAASGKKSVGLPASLSPVILHWHAHAVTALAFSADGLLLLSGGEEGVLVLWHTRQAFHRQFLPRLGAPIFHVSSVSSLGASGARDSAPRDGEERVAVSCGDNSVKLVDLVRLHVAAVIQGLDLPLAAFAYSPSLFSSTQFVSSLASFPSAQTETGPGTAEAAATFVCSACSASGRRALKQVAEADSEGESLPASTTELGSSKLCSSCGGKARLAAPTKSVRASPGVSPPLRARALLAEASQALAPAPRRSGLLLSSLLPLPLSQARAQSAERRLAVPSFLRPLLERKRSDAGGEGQRLSPSAETERRGLLLFSGDASRLQVYDAERDKHVFHLPIRPQRMYTSRVDDAFSACQWEIRFAAADLCCSSLAVVESRGAATAARGAETRPKRRRIEDVAVPDGRCHSITFWVYEGENVANGEDGKFSVKTRTDGFHVNEVTALQPHTREPRFFFTLSMDTYFKAWREVSPPSSSSSPSFFACVLEGSYRGLAPLSCSLSLDASLLAIAHGGSLITLWKASSFALSHTLRLPPSATLRKMAAASSGSSAHTDAVALGQLADGSETREEDVEEVCDKVALLETAYGFFLVAGTTTCVVLYDLLSLAICWVKSFFDEGGLVDFLFVEPGGGPRFAVVLAKLTAPACTNKDDEEETLVGETAREPNTGASELRACTSFSPSHEVSIFTLSSRSQGATELSEGRTKKTKKGGKATSEHGCELPLLPRVGPLRSAGAENAAEGAGQGDSGVYVHCIWEQERSRLGDAVLSGCFLPPASSPLDVAKANAPDESVLMLLNARFQLETIRVPAGTVSPTDVGVCTRQGPGDVVEEPDEEPQQPLRKVQQLLQVERAKASRAAEAASGDSDDERNRLAASAVSDVAPLFCQAMAAEKGKRDKSERTRVFTDFSGDSATPSPGVFLQRLWGRGQEEDDDDESAEGEKLSSQLLAATEDREEVELGPNKQKRNCARDAELDRLKEDAEALRAREENKAAIKRAPKHLLASLVATMEDSEDSD, via the exons atgaagaagaaaagccggAAGTCGGTGGAGGCCACCGCTGCGGAGCAGGATCcggagtgtacgtacaccgaAGAGAAAAGCTCGCCAGGTGACGcgcggtgtacagacactgcagcgaagcagagcggaaaaaagaagaggggagaaaaccAAGAGAGGCTTCTCGAGGATGGCGAGACGAAGGCTGCGAAATGTCGGCGCTTGCGACTTGGAAAAGACACTCTGCGCTCGACTTCGCCCAGCGTCGcgtcctcctctgcctcttgttccccttcttttccctgttctccttcgtctgcgcctgcttctccttcctcaaagaagaagaaggcgcttgGCAGCGAACgagcttctgtctctgaagaGCGATTTAGGgagggaaagcgagagaaaccaTCATGGGGATTGGCAGGAGGCAGCCTTGTCCACCGAGCCTcagttttcctctgttccgGCAAGGTTCTTGCCACTCCCAGGGGAGAAACGTTTacaggcgaggcagagaacgcgGTCGACGCACGCACCAGAGAactctgctttttttctgcaaaATCTGGAAAGCTCCTCTACGTCACTCACGGCCACACAGACACG ATCACCTCAGTCATGGCTCTTCCGCCGAACCCGGCTCCCCGTCTCCCGTCCTCTCTggcgctctctgcttctctcgaccgttcgctctgtctctggacTCCTCCCGCGCACCCTATCTCTTCTGGCGAGTATCTGCTTCATCGGCTTCACGTGGGCTCCCCGATCTTGGCGGCCGCCTACGCTCCTGGGTCGCGCgaagtttttcttctcgtgcaAGGCGAATCGCTCTCCGGGGACGGCACTGCTTCCCGCCGCTCGCCGACCTACGGTGTCTGCGTACTCTCTCTGGGTGAGGTGCTGTCGCCGCCCGCGACGAGCCAGGTTTCTGTGTCTGGGCCGCCGCAGTTCTGCCTGTCCCCCGaagtccttttctctttctctctgcccccGACTTCGTTCTGCGTGAGTCAGAGCGGCGCGTTCCTCGCCGCCACTGCAGGGAAGcgtctgctcctcttcgcgcGGCAGCTGAATCGCCTGTTGACTCTGCGACACGTCGACCGCCTTGTCCAAGTGTCGATACACCCGACGGACGAGTTCGTGGTGGCGGGAGACCGGATCGGCCGGATCCTCGcatttttctgtctcgcggaTCTCAACaactttctctcctttggcGTGGATGTGAGCGAGTCGAAGTTGGAGAATGCATGCGACTCGAAGACGCACGCGCCTTCATCTCGACGGCTTTCCGCCGCGgtgcttcctcctcctgtCAGTCTCGTTGCCTCTGCTCTCGGCTCCGGTCGGGCCTCCAACGCCCTTCCGGACGCCGCCGCttcggggaagaagagcgtcggtctgcctgcttctctgtctcctgtgaTTCTCCACTGGCATGCACATGCAGTGACGGCCCTCGCGTTCTCGGCCGACGGcttgctgctgctgtctggaggcgaggagggcgtcctcgtcctctggCATACTCGCCAGGCCTTTCACCGTCAGTTCCTCCCGCGCCTCGGTGCCCCGATCTTccacgtttcttctgtctcgtctctcggcGCTTCCGGTGCTCGGGACTCGGCGCCgcgcgacggcgaggaacgGGTCGCTGTCAGCTGCGGGGACAACTCTGTGAAGCTCGTGGACCTCGTTCGCCTGCACGTTGCCGCCGTCATTCAAGGCCTTGATCTCCCTCTCGCGGCGTTCGCCTACTcgccctctctgttctcctccactcagttcgtctcttctctcgcctccttcccttctgctcagacagagacaggtcCCGGGACCGCGGAAGCCGCAGCCACCTTCGtgtgctctgcatgcagcgcctcGGGGCGACGAGCACTGAAGCAGGTTGCCGAAGCCGACAGTGAAGGCGAGAgcctgcctgcgtcgacgACTGAACTAGGAAGTTCAAAACTGTGTTCCAGCTGTGGAGGCAAGGCACGTCTCGCCGCGCCGACGAAGAGTGTGCGTGCTTCTCCTGGGGtgtcgcctcctctccgGGCTCGCGCGCTCCTCGCCGAGGCGTCGCAGGCACTCGCACCCGCGCCCCGACGCTCtgggcttcttctctcttcgctgctgcctctcccgcTCTCCCAGGCGAGAGCGCAAAGCGCGGAGAGACGACTAGCTGTGCCGAGCTTCTTGAGGCCTTtgctcgagagaaaaagaagcgacgcCGGGGGAGAAGGCcagcgcctgtctccgagcgcggagacagagagacgggggCTCCTGCTGTTCAGTGGCGATGCCTCACGCCTCCAGGTCTACGACGCGGAACGGGACAAACATGTTTTCCATCTCCCAATCCGACCTCAGCGCATGTACACCTCGCGCGTCGATGACGCCTTCTCCGCCTGCCAGTGGGAGATCCGCTTCGCCGCCGCAGACctctgctgcagcagcttgGCGGTGGTGGAGAGCCGCGGCGCCGCGACCGCGGCGCGAGGTGCAGAGACACGTCCGAAGCGCCGGCGCATCGAAGACGTTGCTGTGCCGGACGGGCGGTGCCACAGCATCACTTTCTGGGTCTATGAGGGCGAGAACGTCGCGAACGGGGAGGACGGTAAATTCTCCGTCAAAACGCGAACTGATGGATTCCATGTCAACGAGGTCACTGCGCTACAACCCCACACTCGA GagccgcgcttcttcttcaccctctCCATGGACACGTACTTCAAAGCTTGGCGGGAAGTatctcctccgtcttcttcctcgtccccatcgttctttgcatgcgtcttaGAGGGATCTTATCGAGGCCTCGCGCCGCtttcctgctctctttccctcGACGCCTCACTCCTCGCCATTGCTCATGGGGGGTCTCTGATCACTCTCTGGAAGGCCTCCTCGTTTGCTCTTTCTCACACGCTTCGTCTCCCACCCTCTGCGACTTTGCGCAAGATGGCAGCTGCCTCTTCGGGCTCCTCTGCTCACACGGATGCTGTCGCGCTCGGGCAACTCGCGGACGGAAGCGAAacgcgcgaggaagacgtggAGGAGGTCTGCGACAAAGTCGCTCTCTTAGAGACAGCCTACGgattcttcctcgtcgccggaACCACAACATGCGTCGTGCTGTAcgaccttctctcgcttgccATATGCTGGGTTAAGTCCTTCTTCGACG AGGGCGGCCTGGTCGACTTTCTGTTCGTGGAACCGGGTGGAGGCCCGCGTTTCGCCGTTGTTCTCGCGAAACTCACagcgcctgcatgcaccaacaaggacgacgaagaggagactctTGTCGGAGAAACGGCCCGAGAACCGAACACAGGAGCCAGCGAGCTGAGAGCATGCAcatccttctctccctcccacGAAGTGTCTATCTTCACTCTTTCGAGCCGCTCCCAGGGTGCCACGGAGCTGTCGGAggggaggacgaagaaaacgaagaagggaggaaaagcTACGAGCGAGCATGGATGCGAActgccgctgctgccgcgCGTGGGTCCTCTCAGATCTGCTGGTGCCGAAAACGCCGCAGAGGGCGCCGGACAAGGCGACagtggggtgtacgtacactgcaTCTGGGAACAAGAACGAAGCCGTCTGGGCGACGCTGTTTTGTCTGGTTGCTTCCTGCCTCcggcctcttcgcctctcgatGTCGCGAAAGCAAATGCACCCGACGAAAGTGTGCTGATGCTGCTGAATGCTCGGTTCCAGCTGGAAACGATTCGGGTGCCTGCAGGCACTGTCTCCCCGACAGACgtgggtgtatgtacacgccAGGGACCCGGGGATGTCGTTGAAGAGCCCGATGAGGAGCCCCAGCAGCCGCTGAGAAAAgtgcagcagcttctgcaaGTCGAGCGGGCGAAAGCGAGCAGAGCAGCTGAGGCGGCATCTGGTGACAGTGACGACGAGCGTAATCgg ctggCCGCTTCGGCAGTCTCGGATGTGGCGCCGCTCTTCTGCCAGGCGATGGCCGCcgagaaggggaagcgagACAAGAGTGAGCGAACGCGAGTGTTTACCGACTTTTCGGGAGATTCCGCAACGCCCTCCCCCGGCGTGTTTTTGCAAAGACTCTGGGGTCGAGGACAGGAggaggacgacgacgacgagtcggccgaaggagagaaactctCGTCTCAGCTACTCGCTGCTACAGAAGACCGCGAAGAAGTGGAACTTGGACCAAACAAGCAGAAACGCAACTGCGCAAGAGATGCTGAGCTCGACAGGCTCAAAGAGGATGCAG AAGCGCTTCGCgctcgagaagagaacaaagcaGCGATCAAGCGTGCGCCCAAGCACCTgcttgcctctctcgttGCCACTATGGAGGACAGCGAGGACTCGGACTGA
- a CDS encoding hypothetical protein (encoded by transcript TGME49_315165), translated as MKHHRTHGVVYRLINQEKREVSWEQSNRQTVRILPGKRIGGEGLCFLRKQFHLSMTTTPELGNLKPTTTPVSVKAQIQEFLKKMAITSARDPLDSLKVLEDPRQQHARHNHSRGELHRRPFSSQMQEPRGRILECRRRVKSRQTTRFLAWLCKTVINVFIFCAEV; from the exons ATGAAACACCATCGAACACACGGCGTGGTCTACCGTCTTATCAATCAGGAAAAGAGGGAGGTCTCATGGGAGCAGAGCAATCGACAGACTGTAAGGATTCTTCCCGGGAAACGGATTGGCGGTGAAGGTCTATGCTTCTTAAGAAAGCAGTTTCATTTGTCGATGACTACGACGCCG GAGCTTGGAAATCTAAAGCCTACGACAACACCTGTGTCAGTCAAAG CGCAAATTCAAGAGTTTCTTAAGAAAATGGCGATAACATCTGCGCGCGACCCCCTTGATTCTCTCAAGGTCCTAGAGGACCCTCGGCAGCAGCATGCAAGACACAACCACTCGCGTGGCGAACTGCATCGCAGACCTTTTTCTTCACAGATGCAAG AACCACGAGGAAGAATTCTCGAATGTCGGCGTCGGGTGAAGTCTCGACAGACGACACGATTTCTGGCTTGGCTCTGTAAAACTGTCATTAACGTCTTTATCTTCTGTGCGGAAGTATAA
- a CDS encoding hypothetical protein (encoded by transcript TGME49_315160): MALVLRLMGGAAGMGAKAVGGACCELGSACFRQITKGLPHPTECGCLGSLFFYLGIHDHQKFNVLVEIHELDRVPKSCSLYMTIEAGRWSATSQVVKVKGQDQRVVVEERLMVHIRQVDNEVKIFLFKKGLVKTTRLANLVLKVKEDMIDKKFPKRTWYNMKVENGKSQPRINLSLHKLDPGLPTNQSPLLQQAMLIAQQEADEKGEELKLDLAKMTAKERLTFFSQVLEGPLERLNANGGACMQFYYKAVEVKPDRWEWCYWESAAACKEGKEKEGSIPFLAISLVLPDRKNRNVFFVRYHDKDNQHDVFFRRVDRDRNLWSDGLYEFIEKLRAYRETCSTRVPSQKGADGEEKKKKKKRREDGEDSSGGKSPRKSGGKKSRRPSTSPRLDISTARRLHSPRAQVPSKSPCAHQQMYEEVMISTQSSVVGDEEPQT; this comes from the exons ATGGCGCTCGTCTTGCGCCTGATGGGCGGCGCCGCAGGCATGGGAGCGAAAGCTGTTGGAGGCGCCTGCTGTGAACTGGGAAGCGCATGTTTCCGACAAATCACCAAGGGTCTGCCCCATCCGACAGAATGTGGCTGCTTAG gttctctgtttttctatTTGGGGATCCACGACCACCAAAAGTTCAACGTCCTCGTCGAAATCCACGAGCTCGATCGCGTCCCCAAATCCTGTTCTCTCTACATGACCATCGAGGCGGGAAGATGGAGCGCGACGTCTCAAG TCGTGAAGGTAAAAGGACAAGATCAACGCGTGGTCGTCGAGGAGCGACTGATGGTTCACATTCGACAGGTGGATAACGAGGTGAAGATTTTCCTTTTCAAAAAGGGTCTGGTCAAGACGACGCGACTGGCCAACCTCGTGTTAAAAGTCAAAGAAGACATGATCGACAAAAAGTTCCCCAAACGAACCTG GTACAACATGAAGGTGGAGAACGGCAAGTCACAGCCTCGAATCAATCTGTCTTTGCACAAAC TAGATCCAGGTTTGCCAACGAATCAATCGCCTCTCCTACAGCAGGCTATGTTGATTGCACAGCAAGAGGCAGatgaaaagggagaagaacttAAGCTG GACTTGGCCAAAATGACAGCGAAAGAACGGCTGACGTTTTTCTCGCAAGTGCTGGAAGGCCCTCTGGAGAGACTCAATGCAAACGGaggcgcgtgcatgcagttctaCTACAAAGCCGTCGAAGTGAAGCCAG ATCGCTGGGAGTGGTGCTACTGGGAGAGCGCCGCCGCGTGCAAGGAAGgcaaggagaaggaaggcagcatTCCGTTTCTGGCGATCAGTCTCGTGCTTCCGGATCGGAAAAACAGgaacgtcttcttcgttcgctaCCACGACAAAGACAACCAACATgacgttttctttcgtcgAGTAGACCGCGACAGGAACTTGTGGTCAGACGGTTTGTACGAATTCATCGAAAAA CTTCGCGCGTATCGCGAGACATGTTCGACGCGAGTTCCCTCGCAGAAGGgcgcagacggagaggagaagaagaagaagaaaaagagacgagaagacggcgaagatTCTTCGGGTGGAAAGTCTCCCCGGAAGTCCGGGGGCAAGAAATCGAGACGGCCTTCGACATCTCCTCGATTGGATATATCGA CTGCGCGGCGACTTCACAGCCCCCGTGCTCAGGTTCCGTCGAAAAGTCCCTGCGCGCATCAGCAGATGTATGAGGAAGTGATGATCTCCACCCAGTCTTCTGTCgtcggagacgaagaacctCAAACGTAG
- a CDS encoding L-isoaspartyl protein carboxyl methyltransferase family protein (encoded by transcript TGME49_315130) gives MVQPLPPGKKCVCPPFRILRRVATVSLLAAFSSGVCTPHAGVSQLCRQAVLENLTSISYFFRVLSSASRLQSKGTTSCSLSPFALAQNPELRPSDHTRLPSSSLACASGGSVDCRAFSLKKAHLKTGLFAARTRLFLSPLLRHLLQPSLVSFLSSPATFQRFLSVAERPGTPSAYTRQSADRREPRKTEREPAATSASLPLHLPSRAPRRFAPVLLPATSIVSQQERGENRDETREERSEAGEKGEESKLDADAEESDNEEEISASEAREKRGIMAWRCSGASNDELVDNLRASGIVRDHRVYDAMKSIDRGNFIDVCPYADMPQPLGISSATISAPHMHASALEALKDHLVPGNRVLDVGSGSGYLTACMAHMVGVRGAGKAEDANTPEGVAVGIDYLPDLVKYSVKKVKAAYPALSKNPRFKLLVGDGWRGHPELGPYDAIHVGAAASSIPRELLAQLAHGGKMVLPVETTSDGQVVFEGPEEETERQLSRGRGWWSDRNQVFVEVSKDAQGKVRVKKLMGVMYVPLVKQSSSRGER, from the exons ATGGTTCAGCCACTTCCACCAGGGAAAAAATGCGTTTGCCCTCCCTTCCGAATCCTCAGGCGTGTGGCGACGGTGAGCTTGCTCGCGGCATTCAgttcgggtgtatgtacaccgcacGCGGGTGTCTCGCAGCTTTGTAGGCAGGCAGTTTTGGAAAATTTAACGTCGATTTCCTACTTTTTTCGTgtgctttcttctgcgagTCGTCTTCAAAGCAAGGGCACGAcctcctgctctctttcGCCCTTCGCGCTGGCGCAAAACCCAGAGTTACGGCCTTCAGACCACACTCGCCTGCCTTCGTCCTCACTGGCGTGTGCCAGCGGGGGCAGCGTCGATTGCAGAGCGTTCTCTTTGAAGAAGGCACACCTAAAGACGGGGCTTTTCGCGGCGAGAACtcgactttttctctcgcctctcctccggCACCTCTTGCAGCCTTCACTggtctcgttcctctcttctcccgccacCTTCCaacgtttcctctctgtcgcagaACGACCAGGCACGCCCTCAGCATACACGCGACAGTCAGCAGACAGACGCGAGCCtaggaagacagaaagagaaccgGCGGCGAcctcagcttctcttcctctccaccttcctTCTCGGGCGCCTCGACGCTTCGCCCCTGTGTTGCTCCCGGCCACCTCAATAGTGTCAcaacaagagagaggtgaaAATCGGgacgaaacgagagaggaacgcagtgaagcaggcgaaaagggagaggagagcaagCTCGATGCAGACGCTGAGGAAAGCGACAATGAAGAAGAAATAAGTGCGAgtgaggcgagagagaagagaggcatcATGGCATGGCGATGTTCAGGCGCAAGTAACGACGAGCTCGTCGACAACCTCCGAGCCTCAGGAATCGTCCGTGACCACAGAGTCTACGACGCTATGAAAAGT aTCGATCGAGGGAACTTTATTGACGTCTGTCCCTATGCAGACATGCCTCAGCCGCTGGGAATTTCGTCTGCGACTATTTCCGCTCCCCACATGCATGCCTCTGCTCTAGAGGCTCTCAAAGATCATCTCGTTCCAGGAAATAGAGTTCTCGATGTAG GCTCCGGGTCAGGCTActtgactgcatgcatggccCACATGGTCGGCGTGAGAGGGGCCGGAAAGGCGGAGGACGCCAACACTCCCGAAGGAGTGGCCGTCGGAATCGATTATCTTCCAGATTTGGTTAAATACTCTGTCAA AAAAGTGAAGGCGGCGTATCCGGCCCTGTCGAAGAATCCCCGCTTCAAACTTCTCGTTGGAGACGGCTGGCGAGGTCATCCCGAGCTCGGGCCGTACGACGCGATCCACGTCGGAGCCGCTGCGTCTTCGATTCCTAGGGAACTCCTCGCGCAACTTGCGCATGGAGGAAAAATGGTGCTTCCCGTGGAAACGACGTCGGACGGCCAAGTGGTATTCGAAggaccagaagaagaaacggaacgCCAGTTGAGCCGCGGGCGCGGGTGGTGGTCCGACCGTAACCAGGTGTTTGTTGAGGTGTCCAAAGACGCTCAAGGCAAAGTCCGAGTGAAGAAACTGATGGGTGTCATGTATGTGCCTCTCGTGAAGCAGTCAAGCTCACGTGGAGAAAGATAA
- a CDS encoding eukaryotic initiation factor-4E, putative (encoded by transcript TGME49_315150) has product MKEAVAVPLASVEEKERQKLQKKEETEKEVEEKAIEEKKARKKKEILAEDALEEKASWRADPVAAPRPRKASDTPPTSPTVAWSSPKAELKKERKLPKNVPSPVLAAKKFGGRERGALPGRQSHGQIRVKKQNVPAGEHALETGWRFWYYDPAQAVMENLRDATLAAFPETTRVYASRLRGLSCFSTVEGFFRYMRCLARPSQLPGECLLQLFRKGCWPLWEFFPSGGSWSLRVKKPGCSARTVDGLWETLVLACIGETFEMPEVVGVVVQSKAKEFVLSLWIDSCPNAEAQKRIGEKLDQLCRIRGNLSFQFKSFQMVLKNCGAPPSSPSPAKTPAASPPPSPFLLAASFASLGSSALSPAVRPGIFSLLKASGEKSADRLVLEPRADDATQEKENGDSSEEESTAQPPEGKQETAANRENEKSKETGKKKATKAPGGGGEAEEAPEKKNPREA; this is encoded by the exons atgaaggaggCCGTCGCCGTCCCCCTCGCGTcagtcgaggagaaggagaggcagaagctgcagaagaaggaggagacagagaaggaggtggaggagaaggcgatcgaggagaagaaggcaaggaagaagaaggagatctTGGCCGAGGATGCACTGGAGGAGAAGGCCTCGTGGCGGGCCGATCCTGTCGCTGCACCGAGGCCGCGGAAGGCCAGCGACACTCCCCCGACGTCGCCCACAGTCGCATGGTCCTCGCCGAAAGCTGaactgaagaaagaacgaaaactTCCGAAGAATGTGCCATCCCCCGTCCTCGCGGCCAAGAAGTTCGGCGGCAGAGAGCGCGGCGCATTGCCGGGCAGACAGTCGCACGGG cAAATTCgtgtgaagaagcagaatGTGCCTGCCGGCGAGCATGCGTTGGAGACAGGGTGGCGGTTTTGGTACTACGACCCGGCCCAGGCGGTCATGGAGAATCTCAGGGACGCAACTCTCGCCGCGTTCCCCGAAACCACCCGCGTCTACGCCTCTCGGCTCCGAGgcctcagctgcttctccacgGTCGAGGGATTCTTCAG gtaCATGCGATGTCTGGCGCGGCCCTCTCAGCTGCCGGGCGagtgtctccttcagctGTTTCGGAAAGGCTGCTGGCCGCTTTGGGAG TTCTTTCCGAGCGGCGGAAGCTGGAGTCTCCGGGTGAAGAAGCCTGGATGCTCTGCCCGGACGGTCGACGGCCTCTGGGAGACGCTG GTCCTTGCGTGCATCGGGGAAACCTTCGAAATGCCTGAGGTCGTCGGCGTGGTTGTCCAGTCGAAAGCGAAGGAgtttgtcctctctctctggatcGACTCCTGCCCGAACGCTGAGGCTCAAAAGCGCATTGG AGAAAAGCTGGACCAGCTTTGCCGAATCCGTGGAAATCTCTCCTTCCAGTTCAAGAGCTTCCAGATGGTGCTGAAG AATTGCGGAGCGCCGCcgtcttcaccttctcccGCGAAGACGCCGGCCGCCAGTCCTCCGCCGTCGCCGTTCCTCCTCGCcgcgtccttcgcctctctcggttCTTCTGCGCTCTCCCCTGCCGTCCGTCCGggcatcttctctctcttgaaggcgagtggagagaagtcTGCAGATCGGCTGGTGCTGGAACCGCGCGCAGACGACGCGACccaggagaaggaaaacggagatagttctgaggaagagagcacCGCACAGCCCCCCGAAGGCAAACAGGAAACAGctgcaaacagagagaatgagaagagcaaggagaccggaaagaagaaggcgacgaaagcACCTGGGggtggaggcgaagcagaggaggcaccggagaagaagaatccgAGAGAGGCCTGA